Proteins encoded within one genomic window of Comamonas endophytica:
- a CDS encoding isochorismatase family protein, with protein MQSSDKTARQLFEEFKANPTRKRFGFGSRPALINVDPQKAYTAVGEFATAYETDPRQMEYTNQLAAAFRAKGWPVVWTYVAYMESGEDCGIWGTRSDTPDSLQNIKVGSRRSEFDDRLVIDRERDIIVNKRMASAFFETNLGSIFSFHGIDTVVVTGGSTSGCVRATVVDSLQRSFRTVVPEECVADKHESPHFANLYDMAVKYADVLPVAEVLEQLSRVPAKVKP; from the coding sequence ATGCAAAGCTCCGACAAGACCGCACGCCAGCTGTTCGAAGAATTCAAGGCCAACCCCACGCGCAAACGCTTCGGCTTCGGCAGCCGCCCGGCGCTGATCAATGTCGATCCGCAGAAGGCCTACACCGCCGTGGGCGAGTTCGCCACCGCCTACGAGACCGATCCGCGCCAGATGGAATACACCAACCAGCTCGCGGCGGCGTTCCGCGCCAAGGGCTGGCCCGTGGTGTGGACCTATGTGGCCTATATGGAGTCCGGCGAGGACTGCGGCATCTGGGGCACGCGCAGCGACACACCCGACTCGCTGCAGAACATCAAGGTCGGCAGCCGCCGCAGCGAATTTGACGACCGCCTGGTCATCGACCGCGAGCGCGACATCATCGTCAACAAACGCATGGCCTCTGCCTTCTTCGAGACCAATCTGGGCTCGATCTTCAGCTTCCACGGCATCGACACGGTGGTGGTGACCGGCGGCTCGACCTCGGGCTGCGTGCGCGCCACGGTGGTGGACAGCCTGCAGCGCAGTTTCCGCACCGTCGTCCCCGAGGAATGCGTGGCCGACAAGCACGAGAGCCCGCATTTCGCCAACCTCTACGACATGGCGGTGAAATACGCCGATGTGCTGCCCGTGGCCGAGGTGCTGGAGCAGCTTTCTCGGGTGCCAGCCAAGGTCAAGCCATGA
- a CDS encoding Bug family tripartite tricarboxylate transporter substrate binding protein has protein sequence MSLSKFASCTFHRWGIAFGLAALSPALVLAADPYPTRAVTVVNPWAAGGPSDSFIRPIAQELSARFGQPVVIENKSGANGTIGASFVARAKPDGYTLFFSHLNPIAIAPSLQPKPSYDAIKDFAPISLIASGPAVLVVRSDFPAQNLQELVAYAKANPGKVSYGSVGIGSNTHLAGSMLANAGKVEMVHVPYRGSGAIQTDLLGGQITTAFVNLSGAMGLIQEGKLRALAVSTLKRSSVLPQVPAVAETLPGFEVNGWYGLMAPAGTPAEVIRKLNTELVAILRKPEIVARLKDGGMEPAPLTPEAYAAMIKSEIPRWALAVKAANID, from the coding sequence GTGTCATTGTCGAAATTCGCCTCCTGTACGTTCCACCGCTGGGGCATTGCTTTTGGCCTCGCCGCCCTGAGCCCAGCCCTGGTGCTGGCCGCCGATCCCTATCCCACACGCGCCGTGACCGTGGTCAACCCCTGGGCCGCGGGCGGGCCTTCGGACAGCTTCATCCGCCCCATTGCGCAGGAACTGAGCGCGCGCTTTGGCCAGCCGGTGGTCATCGAGAACAAGTCGGGCGCCAACGGCACCATCGGCGCGTCCTTCGTGGCGCGCGCCAAGCCCGATGGCTACACGCTGTTCTTCTCGCACCTGAACCCGATCGCCATCGCGCCCTCGCTGCAGCCCAAGCCCAGCTACGACGCCATCAAGGATTTCGCGCCGATCTCGCTGATCGCCTCGGGGCCGGCGGTGCTGGTGGTGCGCAGCGACTTCCCGGCGCAGAACCTGCAGGAGCTGGTGGCCTACGCCAAGGCGAATCCCGGCAAGGTGTCCTATGGCTCGGTCGGCATCGGCAGCAACACGCACCTGGCGGGATCGATGCTGGCCAACGCCGGCAAGGTGGAGATGGTGCACGTGCCCTACCGCGGCTCGGGCGCCATCCAGACCGACCTGCTGGGCGGACAGATCACCACCGCCTTTGTCAACCTCAGCGGCGCGATGGGCCTGATCCAGGAAGGCAAGCTGCGCGCGCTGGCCGTGAGCACGCTCAAGCGCTCGAGCGTGCTGCCGCAGGTACCGGCGGTGGCCGAGACGCTGCCGGGCTTCGAGGTCAACGGCTGGTATGGCCTGATGGCGCCGGCGGGCACGCCCGCGGAGGTCATCAGGAAGCTCAACACCGAACTCGTGGCGATCCTGCGCAAGCCGGAGATCGTCGCGCGCCTCAAGGACGGCGGCATGGAGCCCGCGCCGCTCACGCCCGAGGCCTACGCCGCCATGATCAAGAGCGAGATCCCGCGCTGGGCGCTGGCCGTCAAGGCCGCCAATATCGACTGA
- a CDS encoding acyl-CoA dehydrogenase family protein — MIDFEIPEDDRALLDSIDRMMAREFPPEALRKADEAHDTPWHLLPKMGELGLFALPFPEEVGGLGKDWRSAALVNERLAYHAGIAATLFGTTVGFGGMSLLKYGSEAQKRELLPRVMEGRARFALALTESQAGTDAGAIITSARRTASGWVINGRKTWISNADAADYLVVACRTEPGSQGSKGVTMLLVPRQTPGIGMTPLAKVGHHCMPSWDIGFDEVEVGEEALMGEVGQGFKHTMSTLHYSRAGQAANAVGQAQKAVDIAVAYAKERRQFGQAIGSFQAIQHKLADMQVRVNQARLALYHLAWLIATGRPCRLEAAQAKLVATEAFQFVTRNGLQIMASAGYSMESDMQRMWRDAGLYTFGEGSSELQRNLIARELGL; from the coding sequence ATGATCGATTTCGAGATCCCCGAAGACGACCGCGCGCTGCTCGACTCCATCGACCGCATGATGGCGCGCGAGTTCCCGCCCGAGGCGCTGCGCAAGGCCGACGAAGCGCACGATACGCCCTGGCATCTGCTGCCGAAGATGGGCGAGCTGGGCCTGTTCGCGCTGCCCTTTCCCGAGGAGGTGGGCGGCCTGGGCAAGGACTGGCGCAGCGCGGCGCTGGTCAACGAGCGCCTGGCCTATCACGCGGGCATTGCCGCGACGCTGTTCGGCACCACGGTGGGCTTTGGCGGCATGTCGCTGCTCAAGTACGGCTCCGAGGCGCAAAAGCGCGAGCTGCTGCCGCGCGTGATGGAGGGCCGCGCGCGCTTCGCGCTGGCGCTGACCGAGTCGCAGGCCGGCACCGATGCCGGCGCGATCATCACGTCGGCGCGGCGCACCGCCAGCGGCTGGGTCATCAACGGCCGCAAGACCTGGATCAGCAACGCCGATGCCGCCGACTATCTGGTGGTCGCCTGCCGCACCGAACCCGGCAGCCAGGGCTCGAAGGGCGTGACCATGCTGCTGGTGCCGCGCCAGACGCCCGGCATCGGCATGACGCCGCTGGCCAAGGTCGGCCACCACTGCATGCCTTCCTGGGACATCGGCTTCGACGAGGTCGAGGTCGGCGAGGAGGCACTGATGGGCGAGGTGGGCCAGGGCTTCAAGCACACCATGTCCACGCTGCACTACAGCCGCGCGGGCCAGGCGGCGAATGCCGTCGGGCAGGCGCAGAAGGCCGTGGACATCGCGGTGGCCTATGCGAAGGAACGGCGCCAGTTCGGCCAGGCCATCGGGTCATTCCAGGCCATCCAGCACAAGCTGGCCGACATGCAGGTGCGCGTCAACCAGGCGCGGCTCGCGCTCTACCATCTGGCCTGGCTGATCGCCACCGGCCGCCCCTGCCGGCTCGAGGCGGCGCAGGCCAAGCTGGTCGCTACGGAAGCCTTCCAGTTCGTCACGCGCAATGGCCTGCAGATCATGGCCAGCGCCGGCTATTCGATGGAAAGCGACATGCAGCGCATGTGGCGCGATGCCGGGCTCTACACCTTCGGCGAGGGCAGCAGCGAGCTGCAGCGCAACCTGATCGCACGGGAGCTGGGGCTGTGA
- a CDS encoding amidohydrolase family protein: MSYDIKAIDTVVNIWTEEVKAIRPPRDAFYGGKMKVSEDTLRGLSHEDMLRRMDAAGIERSFLIAAKNGPYQHRAAYHIPYEMVAEAVNQYPDRFSGLAGLDPTEGMAGVRLLEKGVKEYGFIGAHFYPHWFELAPDHAKWYPFYAKCVELDVPVQLQVGQSMLYDPNYRLRSVGRPISLDAVACDFPELKLIGIHVGIPWTEEMIAMAWKHPNVYIGTDAHSPKYWPEAFVHYINTFGQDKVIFGTDFPVLDFERTRAEIEALDLRPIPKKKMLRDNALRIYGLKDSEA; the protein is encoded by the coding sequence ATGAGTTACGACATCAAGGCGATCGACACGGTCGTCAATATCTGGACCGAGGAAGTCAAGGCCATCCGCCCGCCGCGCGATGCGTTCTACGGCGGCAAGATGAAGGTCAGCGAGGACACGCTGCGCGGGCTGAGCCACGAGGACATGCTGCGCCGCATGGACGCTGCCGGTATCGAGCGCTCGTTCCTGATCGCCGCCAAGAACGGCCCCTACCAGCACCGCGCGGCCTACCACATCCCCTACGAGATGGTGGCCGAGGCCGTGAACCAGTACCCGGACCGCTTCTCCGGCCTGGCGGGCCTGGACCCGACCGAAGGCATGGCCGGCGTGCGCCTGCTGGAAAAGGGCGTGAAGGAATACGGCTTCATCGGAGCGCATTTCTACCCGCACTGGTTCGAGCTCGCGCCGGACCACGCCAAGTGGTATCCGTTCTACGCCAAGTGCGTGGAGCTCGACGTGCCGGTGCAGCTGCAGGTCGGCCAGTCGATGCTCTACGACCCGAACTACCGCCTGCGCAGCGTCGGCCGTCCGATCTCGCTCGACGCCGTGGCCTGCGACTTCCCCGAGCTCAAGCTGATCGGCATCCACGTCGGCATTCCATGGACCGAGGAGATGATCGCCATGGCCTGGAAGCACCCCAACGTCTACATCGGCACCGATGCGCACAGCCCCAAGTACTGGCCCGAGGCCTTCGTGCACTACATCAACACCTTCGGCCAGGACAAGGTGATCTTCGGCACCGACTTCCCGGTGCTGGACTTCGAGCGCACGCGCGCCGAGATCGAGGCGCTGGACCTGCGCCCGATCCCCAAGAAGAAGATGCTGCGCGACAACGCGCTGCGCATCTACGGCCTGAAGGACTCCGAAGCATGA
- a CDS encoding M20 family metallopeptidase: MSSLQSPGPSSSETGLLSPASTSPETAQAVLDWLATQQQAMTDLLAQIVNIDSGSGHEAGVREVAAVLRGRLESAGIAVQTLPEPGWGECLLARVPGSDAAADGHLQLMGHMDTVFPLGTVAERPWRVQEGKAYGPGVADMKSGLVMNVFVAEALARFGGNARPVHLLFTCDEEVGSPACRHVIRKHVQGASAVLNAEPGRISGNVVNERKGSYRIDFEVQGVAAHAGINPAQGASAIDALARKILALHALTGCEPGITVNVGFIQGGMASNVVAPLASAHVDLRYSADNDVQAVLARIQAIIEEESLPRTSGRILESRGALPMARTPAHILELYQRSAAQVGFAVEAEATGGAADSGITSDMGIPSLCALGPVGGYPHSEREFCDLSSFVPRAQALALTLMNLR; the protein is encoded by the coding sequence ATGAGCTCCCTGCAATCCCCCGGTCCTTCGTCTTCGGAAACAGGACTGCTCTCCCCGGCTTCCACTTCTCCCGAGACCGCCCAGGCCGTCCTCGACTGGCTGGCCACGCAGCAGCAGGCCATGACCGATCTGCTGGCGCAGATCGTCAATATCGACAGCGGCAGCGGCCATGAAGCCGGCGTGCGCGAAGTGGCGGCCGTGCTGCGCGGGCGGCTCGAGTCCGCCGGCATCGCGGTGCAGACGCTGCCCGAGCCCGGCTGGGGCGAGTGCCTGCTGGCGCGCGTGCCCGGCAGCGATGCGGCCGCCGACGGCCACCTGCAGCTGATGGGCCATATGGACACCGTGTTCCCGCTGGGCACCGTGGCCGAGCGCCCCTGGCGCGTGCAGGAGGGCAAGGCCTATGGACCGGGCGTGGCCGACATGAAGTCGGGCCTGGTGATGAACGTGTTCGTGGCCGAGGCGCTGGCGCGCTTTGGCGGCAACGCCCGCCCGGTGCACCTGCTGTTCACCTGCGATGAAGAGGTGGGCTCGCCCGCCTGCCGCCATGTGATCCGCAAGCATGTGCAGGGCGCGAGCGCCGTGCTCAACGCCGAGCCCGGCCGCATCAGCGGCAACGTGGTCAACGAGCGCAAGGGCTCGTACCGCATCGATTTCGAGGTGCAGGGCGTGGCCGCGCACGCGGGCATCAATCCGGCGCAGGGCGCGAGCGCGATCGACGCGCTGGCGCGCAAGATCCTGGCGCTGCATGCGCTCACGGGCTGCGAGCCCGGCATCACCGTCAACGTCGGTTTCATCCAGGGCGGCATGGCCTCCAATGTGGTCGCGCCGCTGGCCAGCGCGCATGTGGACCTGCGCTACTCGGCCGACAACGACGTGCAGGCCGTGCTGGCGCGCATCCAGGCGATCATCGAGGAGGAGTCGCTGCCGCGCACCAGCGGGCGCATCCTCGAGTCGCGCGGCGCGCTGCCGATGGCGCGCACGCCCGCGCATATCCTGGAGCTCTACCAGCGCAGTGCCGCGCAGGTCGGCTTTGCCGTCGAGGCCGAGGCCACGGGCGGCGCGGCCGACAGCGGCATCACCTCCGACATGGGCATCCCCAGCCTGTGCGCCCTCGGGCCCGTGGGCGGCTACCCGCACAGCGAGCGCGAGTTCTGCGACCTGAGCAGCTTCGTGCCGCGCGCCCAGGCGCTGGCGCTGACCCTCATGAACCTGCGCTGA
- a CDS encoding trypsin-like peptidase domain-containing protein gives MSIAVETTLTCSTVRIETPETGATGTGFFYRIHFGNNIAKQYIATNRHVVKGATFIDYVLTTASDVSQTSDSGAFVDETHHLLRTSLGKYVDFSVPISMDILIPHPDPDPDVDLVLIDVTIPIGIYLASRKLRIASLDRSWLPKKGDRALRSIEPLKIIGYPIGMWDEHNNMPIARSGSTATHPLASFNGDRNFLVDGAVFAGSSGSPVFGYESPMYLIPNGGFTPGTKAVLLGILWGVMEADTLGEMVIDQIPAAKRRSPQLKTSLHLGVALHADRLLEIEEFISPGVTSESGTNTNRA, from the coding sequence ATGAGTATTGCCGTGGAAACCACACTTACCTGTTCAACGGTGCGCATCGAGACGCCTGAGACCGGGGCGACAGGTACGGGCTTTTTCTATCGTATCCACTTCGGTAACAACATCGCAAAGCAATATATTGCTACCAACCGACATGTAGTAAAGGGGGCCACTTTTATTGATTATGTTTTGACAACAGCATCTGACGTCAGTCAGACAAGCGACAGCGGCGCTTTCGTTGACGAGACGCACCATCTGCTGCGGACAAGCTTAGGGAAATATGTAGATTTCAGCGTCCCGATTTCTATGGACATCCTCATTCCGCATCCAGATCCAGATCCAGACGTGGACTTAGTGTTGATTGACGTTACTATTCCTATTGGGATCTATCTCGCAAGCCGCAAACTGCGTATTGCCTCGTTGGATCGTTCGTGGCTGCCCAAGAAGGGGGACAGGGCACTGAGGAGCATTGAGCCACTCAAGATCATTGGCTACCCCATAGGGATGTGGGACGAGCACAACAATATGCCCATCGCTCGGTCGGGCAGCACTGCTACGCACCCATTGGCCAGCTTCAATGGAGATCGTAACTTCCTGGTGGACGGCGCTGTTTTTGCAGGTTCTTCTGGGTCACCTGTGTTCGGCTACGAGAGTCCGATGTACCTCATCCCAAACGGCGGATTCACGCCAGGGACCAAGGCCGTTCTTTTAGGGATCCTTTGGGGAGTGATGGAGGCGGACACTCTTGGCGAGATGGTCATCGATCAGATTCCTGCCGCCAAGCGCAGGTCGCCACAGCTAAAAACCTCCTTGCATCTTGGCGTAGCTCTACATGCCGACCGCTTGCTCGAGATCGAAGAGTTCATAAGCCCGGGCGTGACCTCGGAATCGGGTACGAATACGAACAGAGCTTAG
- a CDS encoding polysaccharide deacetylase family protein yields MSTLPEDYLDYPLRRYGMDHARYDWSMLPQRPPVAWPDEARIALWIVPALEWFPLDMQGKPFKPPGAMQTAYPDLRHYTLRDYGNRVGIFRIMQALERHGLRASVAMNAAVAVRYPALVQSVVQRGWEVIANGLDMDHLHHGGMAEEDERALIAQTLGILRQASGQPVTGWLSPAKSQSWNTPDLLREAGIEYACDWVNDDMPYAMRTRAGTLHAMPHPIDIDDATILVQNHHTEDDFRDQLIDQFDLLYREARPGDGRVMAISLHPWVSGQPYRIRALEEALAHIVRHRGVWSATGGEILEAWKATQVDGRSVAL; encoded by the coding sequence ATGAGCACGCTGCCCGAAGATTACCTGGACTACCCGCTGCGCCGCTACGGCATGGACCATGCGCGCTACGACTGGTCGATGCTGCCCCAGCGCCCGCCCGTGGCCTGGCCCGATGAGGCGCGCATCGCGCTGTGGATCGTGCCCGCGCTCGAATGGTTTCCGCTCGACATGCAGGGCAAGCCCTTCAAGCCGCCGGGCGCGATGCAGACCGCCTACCCGGATTTGCGCCACTACACGCTGCGCGACTACGGCAACCGCGTGGGCATCTTCCGCATCATGCAGGCGCTCGAACGCCACGGCCTGCGCGCCAGCGTGGCGATGAACGCGGCCGTGGCCGTGCGTTATCCGGCGCTGGTGCAAAGCGTCGTGCAGCGCGGCTGGGAGGTGATTGCCAACGGCCTGGACATGGACCATCTGCACCATGGCGGCATGGCCGAGGAGGACGAGCGCGCGCTGATCGCGCAGACGCTCGGGATCCTGCGCCAGGCCAGCGGCCAGCCGGTGACGGGCTGGCTGTCGCCCGCCAAGTCGCAGTCCTGGAACACCCCGGACCTGCTGCGCGAGGCCGGCATCGAGTACGCCTGCGACTGGGTCAACGACGACATGCCCTACGCGATGCGCACGCGCGCCGGCACGCTGCATGCGATGCCGCACCCGATCGACATCGACGACGCGACCATCCTGGTGCAGAACCACCACACGGAGGACGACTTCCGCGACCAGCTGATCGACCAGTTCGACCTGCTGTACCGCGAAGCGCGGCCCGGCGACGGCCGCGTCATGGCGATTTCGCTGCACCCCTGGGTGAGCGGCCAGCCCTACCGCATCCGCGCGCTGGAGGAGGCGCTGGCGCATATCGTGCGGCATCGCGGGGTGTGGTCGGCGACCGGGGGGGAGATCCTTGAAGCCTGGAAAGCCACGCAGGTCGATGGAAGGAGCGTTGCACTCTGA
- a CDS encoding class I adenylate-forming enzyme family protein — translation MTRRIPNLADQIALHGRQRPTQAALIQGERTLDFRQLDREITQRAAWLQSRGVQPGAVIGLALKDHIEHVLMLFAVARAGAVVLPVDCRWKPFEKQRVTAHFGAALTMVEPEGAFEGQDCQEIDAAWLEAVARAKPQGEFPDGDRGLVMSLSSGTTGRPKGPMLSHQRLINRFYTQWADLGFGSRERYVNATPLYFGGGRTFTLSTLYAGGTVVLCPPPYSPEELAAEVARSEGSIMFLVPTLLRRLLDCDAATLAPLRRLKTLISSGSALAPEERSQIREKICANFYEYYASTEGGGVSVLSPADQLRYADSVGRPALGVEVSVVDDRHRPVPAGTTGRIRYRSGSVAEGFHSDPEASKEAFVDGWFYPGDLGAMNDEGYVFLKGRSKDMIIRGGVNIYPQEIEATLMNHPAVAEAAVVGWPSRQFNEEIAAFVIRKAEVDSATLIALCREALAPYKAPREIFFVDELPRNSLGKVVKAQLSEQLQPV, via the coding sequence ATGACGCGGCGCATCCCCAACCTTGCCGACCAGATCGCGCTGCACGGGCGCCAGCGCCCGACGCAGGCCGCGCTGATCCAGGGCGAACGCACGCTCGACTTCCGCCAGCTCGACCGAGAGATCACGCAGCGCGCCGCCTGGCTGCAGTCGCGCGGCGTGCAGCCCGGCGCCGTGATCGGCCTGGCGCTCAAGGACCACATCGAGCATGTGCTGATGCTGTTTGCCGTGGCGCGCGCCGGCGCCGTGGTGCTGCCGGTGGACTGCCGCTGGAAGCCCTTCGAGAAGCAGCGCGTGACCGCGCATTTCGGCGCGGCATTGACCATGGTCGAGCCCGAGGGCGCCTTCGAGGGCCAGGACTGTCAGGAGATCGACGCGGCCTGGCTCGAAGCCGTGGCCCGCGCCAAGCCACAGGGCGAGTTTCCCGATGGCGACCGCGGGCTGGTCATGTCGTTGTCCTCGGGCACCACCGGCCGCCCCAAGGGCCCGATGCTCTCGCACCAGCGCCTGATCAACCGCTTCTACACGCAGTGGGCCGACCTGGGCTTCGGTAGCCGCGAGCGCTATGTCAACGCCACGCCGCTGTATTTCGGCGGCGGGCGCACCTTCACGCTTTCGACGCTGTATGCGGGCGGCACCGTGGTGCTGTGCCCGCCGCCCTACTCGCCCGAGGAGCTGGCCGCCGAAGTCGCGCGCAGCGAGGGCAGCATCATGTTCCTGGTGCCGACGCTGCTGCGCCGGCTGCTCGACTGCGATGCGGCAACGCTCGCGCCGCTGCGCCGCCTCAAGACCCTGATCTCCTCGGGCTCTGCGCTCGCCCCCGAGGAACGCAGCCAGATCCGCGAGAAGATCTGCGCCAACTTCTACGAGTACTACGCCTCCACCGAGGGCGGCGGCGTCTCTGTGCTGTCGCCCGCCGACCAGTTGCGCTACGCCGACTCGGTCGGCCGCCCGGCGCTGGGTGTCGAGGTCTCGGTGGTCGACGACCGGCACCGGCCGGTGCCCGCGGGCACCACCGGCCGCATCCGCTACCGCAGCGGCTCGGTGGCCGAGGGCTTCCACAGCGACCCCGAGGCCAGCAAGGAGGCCTTCGTCGACGGCTGGTTCTATCCCGGCGATCTGGGCGCGATGAACGACGAGGGCTATGTGTTCCTTAAGGGCCGCTCCAAGGACATGATCATCCGCGGCGGCGTGAACATCTATCCGCAGGAGATCGAGGCCACGCTGATGAACCACCCGGCCGTGGCCGAGGCCGCGGTCGTCGGCTGGCCCTCGCGCCAGTTCAACGAGGAGATCGCGGCCTTCGTGATCCGCAAGGCCGAGGTCGATTCCGCGACGCTGATCGCGCTGTGCCGCGAGGCGCTCGCGCCCTACAAGGCGCCGCGCGAGATCTTCTTCGTCGACGAGCTGCCGCGCAACTCGCTGGGCAAGGTGGTCAAGGCGCAGCTGTCCGAGCAGCTGCAGCCGGTCTGA
- a CDS encoding alpha/beta fold hydrolase, whose amino-acid sequence MNDQAPVRIRRGFVDVDEGQIHYREAGQRTPGVPTLVLIHASPGSALTLEPLLRAFGRFRHVIATDTLGNGDSSPLLGETVKVAQLADAHLRALDALGIGRFDLYGTHTGASIASEIAIAQPQRVRALVLDGIGLYAEDEQAELLAHYVPRVEIDQNGSQIHLLWTFVRDAYLFWPWYRKDAAHRRPTGLPGADALHDKFVEVLKAARSFHLPYRAALGHDKRARLPLLAVPTLLTCAGDDMLHQYLEALGRLVPQARCVTHGGTASTEALAQTVDLFQRHFAAQD is encoded by the coding sequence ATGAACGACCAGGCCCCAGTCCGTATCCGCCGTGGTTTCGTCGATGTCGACGAAGGCCAGATCCACTATCGCGAGGCGGGACAGCGCACGCCGGGCGTTCCCACGCTGGTGCTGATCCATGCCTCGCCGGGCTCGGCGCTGACGCTGGAGCCGCTGCTGCGCGCCTTTGGCCGGTTCCGCCACGTGATTGCCACCGACACGCTGGGCAATGGCGACTCGAGCCCCCTATTGGGGGAAACAGTGAAGGTAGCCCAGTTGGCCGATGCCCATCTGCGCGCGCTCGATGCGCTGGGCATCGGGCGCTTCGATCTCTATGGCACGCATACCGGCGCCAGCATTGCCAGCGAGATCGCCATCGCGCAGCCGCAGCGCGTGCGCGCGCTGGTGCTCGACGGCATCGGCCTCTATGCCGAAGACGAGCAGGCCGAGCTGCTGGCGCACTACGTGCCGCGCGTGGAGATCGACCAGAACGGCAGCCAGATCCACCTGCTGTGGACCTTCGTGCGCGATGCCTACCTGTTCTGGCCCTGGTACCGCAAGGACGCGGCGCACCGCCGCCCGACCGGGCTGCCCGGGGCCGACGCGCTGCACGACAAGTTCGTCGAGGTGCTCAAAGCGGCGCGCAGCTTCCACCTGCCCTACCGCGCGGCCCTGGGCCACGACAAGCGCGCGCGGCTGCCGCTGCTGGCGGTGCCCACGCTGCTGACCTGCGCCGGCGACGACATGCTGCACCAGTACCTCGAGGCACTGGGCCGGCTGGTGCCGCAGGCGCGCTGCGTGACCCATGGCGGCACGGCGTCCACCGAGGCGCTGGCCCAGACCGTCGATCTCTTCCAGCGCCATTTCGCGGCGCAGGACTGA
- a CDS encoding polysaccharide deacetylase family protein, translating into MKRDPGFYDYLPYQGRPQIRWPGGARVAFWVAPNVEFYELNPPRNPARAAWARPAPDVQNYSYRDYGNRVGFWRMLETMKRCNVRGSVSLNVAMCEHHPEVIQACADNGWEFYSHGTYNTRYLMGMDEAQERAVIQDSIDTIRKHTGQKLDGWLAPALTYTDRTMDLVAEMGLTYVCDLFHDDQPVPVKTRSGRLTSIPYSLEMNDTIVYNVNQVSPRRYGDIIKRQFDQLYREGEHSGTVMCIPLHPYLIGQPYRLAAFEEALQYITGHDKVWLATGREIAQYYNEHYYDAFAQAAHPVGEAP; encoded by the coding sequence ATGAAGCGCGATCCCGGTTTCTACGACTACCTGCCCTACCAGGGCCGCCCGCAGATCCGCTGGCCTGGCGGCGCGCGCGTCGCCTTCTGGGTCGCGCCCAATGTCGAGTTCTACGAGCTGAACCCGCCGCGCAACCCGGCGCGTGCCGCCTGGGCGCGCCCCGCGCCCGACGTGCAGAACTACTCCTACCGCGACTACGGCAACCGCGTGGGCTTCTGGCGCATGCTGGAGACGATGAAGCGCTGCAACGTGCGCGGCAGCGTGTCGCTCAACGTGGCGATGTGCGAGCACCACCCGGAGGTGATCCAGGCCTGCGCCGACAACGGCTGGGAGTTCTACTCCCACGGCACCTACAACACGCGCTACCTGATGGGCATGGACGAGGCGCAGGAGCGCGCCGTCATCCAGGACTCGATCGACACCATCCGCAAGCACACCGGGCAGAAGCTCGACGGCTGGCTCGCGCCCGCGCTGACCTATACCGATCGCACCATGGACCTGGTGGCGGAAATGGGACTGACCTATGTGTGCGACCTGTTCCACGACGACCAGCCGGTGCCGGTGAAGACGCGCTCGGGGCGCCTGACCAGCATTCCCTATTCGCTGGAGATGAACGACACCATCGTCTACAACGTCAACCAGGTCTCGCCGCGGCGCTACGGCGACATCATCAAGCGCCAGTTCGACCAGCTCTACCGCGAGGGCGAGCATTCCGGCACGGTGATGTGCATTCCGCTGCACCCTTATCTCATCGGCCAGCCCTACCGCCTGGCGGCCTTTGAGGAGGCGCTGCAGTACATCACCGGCCACGACAAGGTCTGGCTGGCCACCGGCCGCGAGATCGCGCAGTACTACAACGAACACTACTACGACGCCTTTGCCCAGGCGGCGCACCCCGTCGGAGAGGCCCCATGA